A region of the Pseudomonas sp. A34-9 genome:
ATGGAAATCCTTGAGACCGTGGAAGTGGCGGGCGATCGCAACTTCACCGATCTGCGTTTCCCGGTGCAGTACGTCAACCGTCCGAACCTGAACTTCCGTGGTTTCGCCGGCACGCTGGCCAGCGGCATCGTCAAGAAGGGCGACGAAGTCGTGGTGCTGCCGTCGGGCAAGAGCAGCCGGGTGAAATCCATCGTCACTTTCGAAGGTGAGCTGGAACATGCCGGTCCTGGTCAGGCCGTAACGCTGACCATGGAAGACGAAATCGACATCTCCCGTGGCGACCTGCTGGTGCATGCCGACAACGTGCCGCCGGTCACCGACAGCTTCGAAGCGATGCTGGTGTGGATGGCTGAAGAGCCGATGCTGCCGGGCAAGAAATACGACATCAAACGCGCCACCAGTTACGTGCCGGGCTCGATTGCCAGCATCGTCAACAAGGTCGACGTCAACACCCTTGAAGAAGGCCCGGCGAGCGCGTTGCAGCTCAACGAAATCGGCAAGGTGAAGATCGCGCTCGACGCGCCGATCGCCCTCGACGGTTACGAGAGCAACCGCACCACCGGCGCGTTCATCATCATCGACCGTTTGACCAACGGCACCGTTGGCGCCGGCATGATCGTTGCGCAACCGGTGACGCATGGCACTGCCACGCACCACGGCAAGCTGGCCCACGTTGCCACAGAAGAGCGCGCCCAGCGTTTCGGCCAGCAACCGGCTACCGTGCTGTTCAGCGGCCTGTCGGGCGCAGGCAAAAGCACGCTGGCTTATGCGGTCGAGCGCAAGCTGTTCGACATGGGCCGTGCGGTGTTTGTGCTCGATGGCCAGAACCTGCGTCACGACCTCAATAAAGGTCTGCCGCAGGATCGTACCGGTCGCACTGAAAATTGGCGCCGGGCCGCGCACGTCGCGCGTCAGTTCAACGAAGCCGGCCTGCTGACCCTGGCCGCGTTCGTTGCGCCGAGTGCCGAAGGACGCGAGCAGGCCAAGGAGCTGATCGGCAAGGATCGTCTGCTGACGGTCTACGTACAGGCCTCGCCGGCCGTGTGCGCCGAGCGTGATCCGCAAGGCCTGTACGCGGCTGGCGGCGACAACATCCCGGGCGAGTCCTTCCCGTACGACGTGCCGCTGAATGCCGATCTGGTGATCGACACGCAGACACTGAGTCTGGAAGAGAGCGTCAAGCAAGTGCTGGATCTGCTGCGCAAGCGTGGCGCGATCTAAGCGTTAGCGACCAATGAAAAGCCCGTCGATGAGTGATCATCGGCGGGCTTTTTTTTCGCTTTGAGATGTCAAAAGATCGCAGCCTTCGGCAGCTCCTACATTGGATCGGCGTACACCCTGTAGGAGCTTGCGATCTTTTCGTGATCGTTCCCACGCTCTGCGTGGGAACGCAGCCCGGGACGCTCCGCGTCCCACCTAAAGCGGACGCAGAGCGTCCAGTGAGGCATTCCCACGCGGAGCATGGGAACGATCATACGGAAGGATATTCGCGGTGCATCTGTTCCAGTAACGCGTCTTTATCCAGCCACAGCTGGTTGATCCAGCCCTGAAACTGCAAGCGATACTCACCATCCTGGTCGTAATTCTTGCCAATGAATTGCTGCGGAATTTTCAGCTCTTCAAAGTGCACCACCACATCGCGCACATTGCCGCACAGCAGATCCCAGAACCCCGGACGCCCGGCCGGGTAGTGAATCGTCACATTGACGATCGACTCCAGCTGTTCGCCCATCGCATCCAGCACAAAGGCAATCCCGCCAGCCTTCGGTTTGAGCAAGTATTTGAACGGCGATTGCTGCTGCGCATGCTTGCCTTCGGTGAAGCGCGTGCCTTCAACGAAGTTGAAAATCCCCACCGGGTTATTGCGAAACTTCGCGCAAGTCTTACGGGTAGTTTCCAGGTCTTTGCCTTTCTTCTCCGGGTGCTTGGCCAGGTATGCCTTGGAGTAGCGCTTCATGAACGGAAAGCCCAGCGCCCACCAGGCCAGACCGATCACCGGCACCCAGATCAGCTCCTGCTTGAGGAAGAACTTCAGCGGCTGAATCCTGCGGTTGAGCACGTATTGCAACACCAGAATATCGACCCAGCTCTGATGGTTACTGGTGATCAGATACGAGTGCTGATAGTCGAGGCCTTGCAGCCCGCTGACGTGCCAGCGCGTACGCCGGACCAGGTTCATCCAGCCCTTGTTGTTACTGATCCATGCCTCGTGGGTATGGCTCATCAACCAGAGCGAAGCCCGCCGGGCGAGGTCGAACGGCAGCACTTTGATCAGCGCCACGCAGAACAGAAACGAGCACAGCAGAATCGTATTGAGTGCCAACAGCAGCGCGGCGATCACGCCGCGCAACGGTGCAGGTAGAAAATCCAGCATTTACACATCCATAGGTCGGTTGGCGGCTTGAATCGCCGTGAGGGCGATGGTGTAGACGATGTCATCGACCTGCGCGCCGCGCGGCAAGTCGTTCACCGGTTTGCGCAGGCCTTGCAGCATCGGCCCGAGGCTGACGCAATCGGCGCTGCGTTGTACGGCTTTGTGGGTGGTGTTGCCGGTGTTCAGATCCGGGAACACGAACACGGTGGCGCGACCGGCGACCTGACTGTTCGGCGCCAGTTGCCGGGCGACTTCTGCGTTGGCGGCGGCGTCGTATTGCAGCGGGCCGTCGATCAGCAGCGAGTGCTGTTGCTCGTGGGCGAGCAGGGTGGCCTCGCGGACTTTCTCGACCTCTTCACCCGTGGCCGATTCGCCGCTGGAGTAACTGATCATCGCCACGCGCGGGGTGATGCCGAATGCCGCCGCCGAATCAGCGCTTTGCAGGGCAATCTCGGCCAGTTCCGTCGCGCTCGGGTGCGGGTTCATCACGCAGTCGCCATACACCAGCACTTCTTCCGGGAACAGCATGAAGAACACCGACGACACCAGCGTGCAACCCGGTGCCGTCTTGATCAACTGAAGGGCCGGGCGAATGGTGTTGGCGGTGGTGTTGATCACACCCGAGACCAGACCGTCGACTTCATCCAGCGCGAGCATCATGGTGCCGATCACCACGGTGTCTTCCAGTTGCTGCTCGGCCATCGGCGCATTGAGGCTCTTGGTTTTGCGCAGGGCGACCATCGGCTCGACGTAGCGCTCGCGGATCAGGTCCGGATCGAGAATCTCCAGCCCCGGTGGCAAGACGATACCCTGGGCGCGGGCCACGGCTTCGACGTCTGCAGGTTTGGCCAGCAGCACGCAACGGGCGATCCCGCGTTCCTGACAGATGGCCGCCGCTTGTACGGTGAACGGCTCGCTGCCTTCGGGCAGGACGATGCGCTTGTTCGCCGCCTGCGCGCGCTGAATCAACTGATAGCGGAACACGGCGGGCGACAGGCGCATTTCCCGTGGCGTACCGCAGCGCTGGTGCAGCCATTTGGCGTCGAGATGGCTGGCGACGAAATCGGTGATGATCTCCGCGCGCTCGCGGTCATCGATCGGAATTTCCTTGTTCAAACCGTTGAGCAGGTTGGCGGTGTCGTAGGAGCCGGTGCTCACCGACAACACCGGCAAGCCTGCCTGCAACGCGCCGCGGCACAAGTCCATGATGCGTGGATCGGGCAAGGTGTCGCTGGTCAGCAGCAGGCCGGCCAGTGGCACGCCGTTGATCGCCGCCAGGCTGACGGCGAGGATGATGTCGTCGCGATCCCCCGGCGTCACCACCAAAACGCCGGGCTTGAGCAGCTCGACGGTGTTGCGCATGGTGCGTGCGCAAATGATGATCTTGGTCATCCGTCGGGTTTCGTAGTCACCGGCATTGAGCACTTGCGCGCCCATCAGGTCGGCGACGTCGCGGGTGCGTGGTGCGTTGAGTTCGGGTTGGAACGGGATGCAGCCGAGCAAGCGGAAATCACCGCTGCGCAGCAACGGCGAATGCTCTTTCAGACGGGTGGCGAAGGCGTCCATGCTCTCCTCGGTCTTGACCTTGTTGAGGATCACGCCGAGGACTTTCGGGTCTTTCGGCCCGCCGAACAATTGCGCCTGCAACTCGACGCGGCCAGACAGTTCGGCGAGCACTTCGTTTTCCGGCGCCGAGACCAGAATCACCTCGGCATCGAGGCTCTTGGCCAAGTGCAGGTTGACGCGCGCGGCGTAGCTGGCGCTGCGGGTCGGCACCATGCCTTCAACGACCAGCACGTCTTTGCCGATGGCCGCTTGCTGATACAGGGTGATGATTTCTTCGAGCAACTCATCGAGCTGACCGTCGCCGAGCATCCGCTCGACGTGGGCCAGGCCCAGCGGCTGCGGTGGTTTCAGGCCGTGAGTGCGCGCCACCAGTTCGGTGGAGCGTTCAGGGCCGGTGTCGCCCGGGTGCGGCTGCGCAATCGGTTTGAAGAAGCCGACTTTCAGGCCCGCTCGCTCCAGCGTACGCACCAGCCCGAGGCTGATGGAGGTCAGACCCACGCCAAAATCGGTGGGTGCGATAAAAAAAGTTTGCATGCGAATTCTCTAAAGTTGCATGGCAATGGCGATCATCTATCTCTGACAATCTGCCGAAATTCAGTCGCCAAGGTTATCGTTAACCGAGCCTTGTGCGCACCAACCGCAGGCAAAGGGTTGGCCTATTTTTTCAATACGTTGCGCCGGGTCGAGCACCCAGGCACGTGATTGCCAGGGCGGCTGATGGCGCAGGTGTTGGGTGTGCCCACAGGAAAGCTCGGCCACCCAATGGCCTTCTTCGTCTTGATGGAAGCCTGCGATCGTCGAAACCCGTTTGTCCGGGTTGTGTTCGCTTTCGCGCGTTTGCTTCGCTAAACTTGGCCTTTCTATATTCTTATGCAAAAGGTCTCGCCCCATGCTGATCGCCGCCAATAAGGCTGTCTCCATCGACTATACCCTGACCAACGACGCTGGTGAGGTCATCGACAGCTCCGCCGGCGGCGCTCCGCTGGTCTACCTGCAAGGCGCAGGCAACATCATTCCAGGCCTGGAAAAAGCTCTGGAAGGCAAAGCTGTTGGTGACGAGCTGGAAGTTTCCGTTGAACCGGAAGACGCTTACGGCGAATACGCCGCTGAGCTGGTCAGCACCCTGAGCCGCAGCATGTTCGAAGGCGTTGACGAGCTGGAAGTCGGCATGCAGTTCCACGCTTCGGCGCCGGACGGCCAAATGCAAATCGTCACCATCCGTGACCTCGACGGCGACGACGTGACTGTCGACGGTAACCACCCACTGGCTGGTCAGCGCCTGAACTTCAAAGTGAAGATCGTTGACATTCGTGATGCCAGCCAGGAAGAAATCGCTCATGGCCACGTCCATGGCGAAGGTGGCCATCACCACTGATTTTCTGCGCTAAGCTTCGAGTACTGGAGAGGCGCCTGCGGGCGCCTTTTTAGTCCGCGGCTGTCCTTGGTGGTCTCGCCAAGTGGCTGTTTCGAGTAGAACATCGGAATCCTGGAGTTCGTCATGAGTGCTTTTCACGACCTTAAGTTGACAGCCCTGGATGGTCAGGAGCTACCGCTGGCGCCGTTCAAGGGCCAAGTCGTGCTGGTGGTCAACGTCGCCTCCAAGTGCGGCTTGACGCCTCAGTACGCGGCGCTGGAAAACCTCTATCAGCAATTCAAAGGCAAAGGTTTCAGTGTACTGGGCCTGCCGTGTAACCAGTTCGCCGGTCAGGAACCGGGTACTGAAAAGGAAATTCAGGACTTCTGCAGCCTTAACTATGGTGTGACGTTTCCGTTGTCGAGCAAGCTTGAAGTCAACGGCCACGAGCGTCATCAGCTCTATCGTCTGCTGGCGGGCGAGGGTGCCGAGTTCCCCGGTGACATCACCTGGAATTTCGAGAAATTCCTGCTCGGCAAGGATGGCCGGGTGCTGGCGCGGTTCTCGCCGCGCACGGCGCCGGATGATCCGACCATTGTTCATGCGATTGAAAAAGCGCTGAGCTGAAAAGCAGGATCAAAAGATCGCAGCCTTCGGCAGCTCCTACGGGGGACTGGCGATGCTGCGATCTTTTCGTTTCTGATCCTTGATCACCGAAATCAATAATGCTGTTCAAAGGTTTCGACTCTCCATATTATCGCCGTCATAAAGCTATCTCTGTGGAGCCTCCCGATGCCTGTCCAAGCCTTGTTCAAACCGTTCCACCTCGGTGCCCTCGAACTGCCGACCCGTGTGGTCATGGCACCGATGACTCGCTCTTTCTCACCGGGTGGCGTGCCTAATTCGAAAGTCATCGAGTACTACCGTCGTCGCGCGGCGGCCGGTGTTGGCCTGATCATCACCGAAGGCACCACCGTCGGCCACATTGCCTCCAACGGTTACCCGAACGTGCCGCAATTCTTTGGTGAGGCGCCATTGGCCGGCTGGAAAAAAGTCGTCGACGCCGTTCACGCTGAAGGCGGCAAGATTGTTCCGCAGCTGTGGCATGTGGGCAGCGTGCGTCGCATCGGCACCGAGCCGGACGCCAGCGTGCCGGGTTATGGCCCGTCGGAAAAACTCAAGGATGGTCAGGTCGTGGTGCACGGCATGAGCAAACAAGACATCCAGGACGTGATCGCAGCCTTCGCCCAAGCGGCCAAAGACGCCCAAAGCATCGGCATGGACGGCGTGGAAATCCACGGTGCCCACGGTTACCTGATCGACCAGTTCTTCTGGGAAGGCAGCAACCAGCGCAGCGACGAATACGGCGGCAGCCTGGCCAACCGTTCGCGTTTCGCCATCGAACTGATTCAAGCCGTACGTGCAGCGGTCGGCGAAGGTTTCCCGATCATCTTCCGTTTCTCGCAATGGAAGCAGCAGGATTACACCGCGCGTCTGGTGCAAACCCCCGAAGCACTGGGCGAATTCCTCAAGCCGTTGTCTGACGCCGGCGTGGATATTTTCCACTGCTCGACGCGGCGTTTCTGGGAGCCAGAGTTTGACGGCTCCGATCTGAACCTGGCCGGCTGGACACGCCAACTGACCGGCAAACCTACGATTACTGTCGGTAGCGTGGGTCTGGACGGCGAGTTCCTGCAGTTCATGGTCAACACCGACAAGGTCGCGCAACCGGCCAGTCTGGAGAACCTGCTGGAGCGTTTGAACAAGGAGGAGTTCGATCTGGTGGCGGTAGGCCGTGCGCTACTGGTCGATCCGGATTGGGCGCAGAAAGTCCGCGAAGGGCGCGAACAGGATATTTTGCCGTTCAGCCGTGAGGCGTTGATGACGCTGGTTTAAGTAGAGCACTCAGTGACGCAATCGCGAGCCGGCTCACGCCTACAATTGACCGCGTTTCTTCTGCTGAAATGCGCTCGACTGCAGGAGTGAGCCTGCTGGCGATGACGATCTCACTGTCAGCAAAGAATCAAGGCAATGTCTGCGCATTCGGGACAACCTGCTCCCCCACACACGCCCCACGCAAATGCTTTTCAAACTGTTCGATAACCGCCGGCCAACCCTGGCGACTCGCATGTTGCCGCGCATTCAAACGCACGCAACGCAACGCCTCATCCTCCTCCAGCAACCACGCAGCAGCATCGCAAAACGCCTCTTCATCACCGGGCATCGCCAGCACGCCGTTGTAACCATGGCGGATATGCTGCGCCGCCGCAGCCTGGTCGTAAGCCACCACACCCAGTCCCGACGCCAGCGCTTCCAGCACGACATTGCCAAAGGTTTCGGTAAGGCTCGGAAACAGAAAGACATCCCCGGATGCATAGTGCGCCGCCAACGCTTCACCCCGCTGTGAGCCGCAGAAAATCGCCCCGGGCAAATCCTTTTCCAGGGCTAGCCGTTGCGGCCCGTCGCCGACGACGATCAGTTTCAGATTGCGCTGTGGGTAAGTGTCCCGCAGTTTTTCGAAGCAGCGTTTGAGCAGGCCAAGGTTTTTCTCCGGTGCGAGTCGTCCTACGTGAATCACCGCAATGTCCTGCTCGGACAGGCCCCATTGCTCACGCAAGGCATTCAGCCGTTTACTCGGATGAAACAACTGGCTGTCGACACCGCGCGACAACAGCGCCAAGCGCTCGAAATGGCGCCGCTCCAGTTCCAGTCGTTGGCTGACGCTCGGCACCAGAGTCATGGCCGAGCGATTGTGGAACCAGCGCAGGTAATGCGTGAGCATCCGCGTCAGCAGACCGAGCCCATACTGGCTGGTGTACTGCTGGAAGTTGGTGTGAAACCCGCTGACCACGGATATCCCCAAACGCCGCGCCGCACGCAGCGCCGACAGCCCGAGCGGGCCTTCCGTGGCGATGTACAAGACGTCAGGACGCTGGCGCTTCCAGCGCCGCAGCAGTTTGTGCATCGACGACTGTCCCCATTGCAGCCCCGGGTACCCCGGCAGCGGCCAGCCCCGACACAGCAGCAGCGCATCATCCTCACTGCGCTGCGGATCGCCGGCCTGACGCGGTCGCACCAGTTCCACTTGGTGGCCACGCGCGCGCAGTCCATCGCACAAGCGGCCAAGGGTATTGGCCACCCCGTTGATTTCCGGTGGGAAGGTTTCGCTGATCAGAGTGATATGTAGAGCTGTCGTCATGACCTCAGTGTCGGCTGAGGCCATGTCGACGTTGTGACGTTCGGATGATGGATTTGTGACGTGCCTAGCGCTGGGCCACCAGATTTTCCGCACCCCGCTCACGCACCCAGAACAACGTCGCCCCGGCCACTGCCGCCGGCATCATCAGGATGTTGACCACCGGAATCAGCAGCACCAGATAGACAATGCCGCCGAAACTCATGCTCTGCCAGCGCTTCTGCCGCAGCCAGGCGAGCATTTCGTTCCAGCCCAGTTTGTGGTTGTCCGCCGGGTAGTCGATGTACTGGATCGCCATCATCCACACGCCGAACAACAGCCACAGCGGCGCGGCGATGATGTTCACCACCGGAATGAACGAGAGGATGAACAGACCGATCGCGCGCGGCAGGAAATAGCCGAGTTTGCGCATTTCCCGGGCGAGGGTGCGCGGGATCATGGCGATCAGTTCGCCCCAGCTGAAGGCCGGGAAGTCATCGGTGCCGCGCACCACCACTTCTACTTTTTCGGCGAGAAAGCCGTTGAACGGCGCGGCGATCACGTTGGCCAGCATGGTGAAGGTAAAAAACACCATCAGCGCCACCAGCACTACAAACAGTGGCCAGAGGATGTAACTGAGGAAACTCAGCCATTGCGGCAGCGACGGCATCAGCGTGTCGACCCACAGACTGAACTGGTGGCCGGCCAGATAAATCAATCCGACGAACAGCACCAGGTTGATCGCCAGCGGCAACAACACGAACAGACGCAGACCTGGGCTGAGGACCAGTTTGAGGCCTTCGCGCAGGTATTGCGGGCCGGACAGAACAGGGGCGGGCATAAGGTGCTCCGAGCAAGGGAAAACGCGCCGACCTTACCGGCTTTGCAACGGCTGTGAAAGCGCGGCAGAGCGATCGACATTCACTGTAACGCTGACGTCCATCTCGTCAGTGCGACCGCATAGAGACCACCTATGAGCTGGATTGTTAAACCGTATTTCCTTAATCTTGCCCCCCTCGATACGCTGCACCCAACTTTTTACAGGACTGTCGAGCCCAAGCCTTCCCCAAGGTTTTCCACGGTCCTTTTTTATTCCCGCCGGCAGTCCGGCGATCCGTGCCCGTTTTTCGGCCCGGTCAACAGGAGCAGGTCATGTCTGAAGTCCGTCATTCGCGAGTGATTATTCTCGGTTCCGGCCCTGCCGGTTACAGCGCTGCGGTATACGCGGCCCGTGCCAACCTCAAGCCACTGCTGATCACCGGCATGCAGGCTGGCGGTCAACTGACCACCACTACCGAAGTCGACAACTGGCCGGGCGACGTCCACGGTCTGACCGGTCCGGCACTGATGGAACGGATGCGCGAGCACGCCGAGCGTTTTGAAACCGAGATCGTTTTCGATCACATCAACGCCGTCGACTTCGCTGCCAAGCCTTACACCCTGACCGGCGACAGCGCGACTTACACCTGCGATGCGCTGATCATCGCCACTGGCGCCAGCGCTCGTTACCTGGGCCTGCCTTCGGAAGAAGCGTTTATGGGCAAAGGCGTTTCGGCCTGCGCGACCTGTGACGGTTTCTTCTACCGCAACAAGCCTGTTGCAGTAGTCGGCGGTGGCAACACCGCAGTTGAAGAAGCACTGTACCTGGCCAATATCGCCAGCACCGTGACCCTGATCCACCGTCGCGAAACCTTCCGCGCCGAGAAGATCCTGATCGACAAGCTCAACGCTCGCGTCGCCGAAGGCAAGATCATCCTCAAGTTGAACGCCAACCTCGACGAAGTCCTGGGCGACAACATGGGCGTGACGGGTGCGCGTCTGAAGAACAACGACGGCAGCTTCGATGAAATCACCGTTGACGGCGTGTTCATCGCCATCGGCCACACCCCGAACACTTCGCTGTTCGAAGGCCAGTTGACCCTGAAAGACGGTTATCTGGTGGTGCACGGCGGCCGTGAAGGCAATGCGACTGCGACCAGCGTCGAAGGCATCTTCGCCGCCGGTGACGTAGCTGACCACGTTTACCGTCAGGCGATCACCTCGGCCGGCGCCGGTTGCATGGCGGCACTGGACACCGAGCGTTACCTGGACGGTCTGCAGAACGCTTCGTTCTAAGATCGCAGACATAAAAAAACCGGCTTCGGCCGGTTTTTTTATGAGAGTCAAAAGATCGCAGCCTTCGGCAGCTCCTACAGGGATCGGTGTAGGAGCTGCCGAAGGCTGCGATCTTTTGATCTTTAATCAGCGGCGGGTCAGGGGTTGGCCGGTGAATTTCACGCCGGCCAGACCGTGCTTGATCAGCGCGCGGATATTGCCGTGATCGCTGCCCTCAGGGGTCGCGACCACCGAGCGGTAATGCTCACCAAACGCCAACAGCGCTTCTTCATCACTCAAACCTTCCAGCAATGCCAGACCCAAGGTCTTGCACGAGCCTTCGTTCTGCCCGGCGGCGCTTTCCACGCCACCGTTGTTGAAGGCTTGCGGCTGGTAGTCGTAACCCGCAGCAATGAAAGCCAGGGTGTCGGCGAAAGCGTGTTCGCTGCTTTTGAGGCTGGTGCGCAGGGTGTTCAGGTCACTCATGGGTTTTTCCTTTGGCGAACGCCGCTTGCTGGTCGGCGTTGGCTTCTTGCTGATATTGGGCTTTCCACTCGGCGTACGGCATGCCGTAAACCACTTCGCGGGCATCATCTAGGCTGACCTCGATCTGGCGCTCGTCGGCTTCGGCCTTGTACCACTTCGACAGGCAGTTGCGGCAGAACCCGGCGAGGTTCATCAGGTCGATGTTCTGCACGTCCTTGCGGCTGTCCAGGTGGGCGACCAGCCGGCGGAAGGCGGCGGCTTCGAGTTCGAGGCGTTGTTGATCAGTCATGGGGGTCTCTGCGAGACAGCTTTGAGCGGCAGGCTTCAAGCTGCAAGATTGGATCGGGGTCGGC
Encoded here:
- a CDS encoding DUF3565 domain-containing protein — translated: METALLAAISMGRDLLHKNIERPSLAKQTRESEHNPDKRVSTIAGFHQDEEGHWVAELSCGHTQHLRHQPPWQSRAWVLDPAQRIEKIGQPFACGWCAQGSVNDNLGD
- a CDS encoding acyltransferase, with the translated sequence MLDFLPAPLRGVIAALLLALNTILLCSFLFCVALIKVLPFDLARRASLWLMSHTHEAWISNNKGWMNLVRRTRWHVSGLQGLDYQHSYLITSNHQSWVDILVLQYVLNRRIQPLKFFLKQELIWVPVIGLAWWALGFPFMKRYSKAYLAKHPEKKGKDLETTRKTCAKFRNNPVGIFNFVEGTRFTEGKHAQQQSPFKYLLKPKAGGIAFVLDAMGEQLESIVNVTIHYPAGRPGFWDLLCGNVRDVVVHFEELKIPQQFIGKNYDQDGEYRLQFQGWINQLWLDKDALLEQMHREYPSV
- the pta gene encoding phosphate acetyltransferase, which codes for MQTFFIAPTDFGVGLTSISLGLVRTLERAGLKVGFFKPIAQPHPGDTGPERSTELVARTHGLKPPQPLGLAHVERMLGDGQLDELLEEIITLYQQAAIGKDVLVVEGMVPTRSASYAARVNLHLAKSLDAEVILVSAPENEVLAELSGRVELQAQLFGGPKDPKVLGVILNKVKTEESMDAFATRLKEHSPLLRSGDFRLLGCIPFQPELNAPRTRDVADLMGAQVLNAGDYETRRMTKIIICARTMRNTVELLKPGVLVVTPGDRDDIILAVSLAAINGVPLAGLLLTSDTLPDPRIMDLCRGALQAGLPVLSVSTGSYDTANLLNGLNKEIPIDDRERAEIITDFVASHLDAKWLHQRCGTPREMRLSPAVFRYQLIQRAQAANKRIVLPEGSEPFTVQAAAICQERGIARCVLLAKPADVEAVARAQGIVLPPGLEILDPDLIRERYVEPMVALRKTKSLNAPMAEQQLEDTVVIGTMMLALDEVDGLVSGVINTTANTIRPALQLIKTAPGCTLVSSVFFMLFPEEVLVYGDCVMNPHPSATELAEIALQSADSAAAFGITPRVAMISYSSGESATGEEVEKVREATLLAHEQQHSLLIDGPLQYDAAANAEVARQLAPNSQVAGRATVFVFPDLNTGNTTHKAVQRSADCVSLGPMLQGLRKPVNDLPRGAQVDDIVYTIALTAIQAANRPMDV
- a CDS encoding NADH:flavin oxidoreductase — translated: MPVQALFKPFHLGALELPTRVVMAPMTRSFSPGGVPNSKVIEYYRRRAAAGVGLIITEGTTVGHIASNGYPNVPQFFGEAPLAGWKKVVDAVHAEGGKIVPQLWHVGSVRRIGTEPDASVPGYGPSEKLKDGQVVVHGMSKQDIQDVIAAFAQAAKDAQSIGMDGVEIHGAHGYLIDQFFWEGSNQRSDEYGGSLANRSRFAIELIQAVRAAVGEGFPIIFRFSQWKQQDYTARLVQTPEALGEFLKPLSDAGVDIFHCSTRRFWEPEFDGSDLNLAGWTRQLTGKPTITVGSVGLDGEFLQFMVNTDKVAQPASLENLLERLNKEEFDLVAVGRALLVDPDWAQKVREGREQDILPFSREALMTLV
- a CDS encoding glutathione peroxidase — translated: MSAFHDLKLTALDGQELPLAPFKGQVVLVVNVASKCGLTPQYAALENLYQQFKGKGFSVLGLPCNQFAGQEPGTEKEIQDFCSLNYGVTFPLSSKLEVNGHERHQLYRLLAGEGAEFPGDITWNFEKFLLGKDGRVLARFSPRTAPDDPTIVHAIEKALS
- the trxB gene encoding thioredoxin-disulfide reductase; the encoded protein is MSEVRHSRVIILGSGPAGYSAAVYAARANLKPLLITGMQAGGQLTTTTEVDNWPGDVHGLTGPALMERMREHAERFETEIVFDHINAVDFAAKPYTLTGDSATYTCDALIIATGASARYLGLPSEEAFMGKGVSACATCDGFFYRNKPVAVVGGGNTAVEEALYLANIASTVTLIHRRETFRAEKILIDKLNARVAEGKIILKLNANLDEVLGDNMGVTGARLKNNDGSFDEITVDGVFIAIGHTPNTSLFEGQLTLKDGYLVVHGGREGNATATSVEGIFAAGDVADHVYRQAITSAGAGCMAALDTERYLDGLQNASF
- the cysN gene encoding sulfate adenylyltransferase subunit CysN, whose translation is MSHVSDLISEDILAYLGQHERKELLRFLTCGNVDDGKSTLIGRLLHDSKMIYEDHLEAITRDSKKVGTTGDDIDLALLVDGLQAEREQGITIDVAYRYFSTAKRKFIIADTPGHEQYTRNMATGASTCDLAIILVDARYGVQTQTRRHSFIASLLGIKHIVVAINKMDLKGFDEGVFESIKADYLKFAEGLKMKPTSMHFVPMSALKGDNVVNKSERSPWYKGQSLMEILETVEVAGDRNFTDLRFPVQYVNRPNLNFRGFAGTLASGIVKKGDEVVVLPSGKSSRVKSIVTFEGELEHAGPGQAVTLTMEDEIDISRGDLLVHADNVPPVTDSFEAMLVWMAEEPMLPGKKYDIKRATSYVPGSIASIVNKVDVNTLEEGPASALQLNEIGKVKIALDAPIALDGYESNRTTGAFIIIDRLTNGTVGAGMIVAQPVTHGTATHHGKLAHVATEERAQRFGQQPATVLFSGLSGAGKSTLAYAVERKLFDMGRAVFVLDGQNLRHDLNKGLPQDRTGRTENWRRAAHVARQFNEAGLLTLAAFVAPSAEGREQAKELIGKDRLLTVYVQASPAVCAERDPQGLYAAGGDNIPGESFPYDVPLNADLVIDTQTLSLEESVKQVLDLLRKRGAI
- a CDS encoding glycosyltransferase family 1 protein is translated as MASADTEVMTTALHITLISETFPPEINGVANTLGRLCDGLRARGHQVELVRPRQAGDPQRSEDDALLLCRGWPLPGYPGLQWGQSSMHKLLRRWKRQRPDVLYIATEGPLGLSALRAARRLGISVVSGFHTNFQQYTSQYGLGLLTRMLTHYLRWFHNRSAMTLVPSVSQRLELERRHFERLALLSRGVDSQLFHPSKRLNALREQWGLSEQDIAVIHVGRLAPEKNLGLLKRCFEKLRDTYPQRNLKLIVVGDGPQRLALEKDLPGAIFCGSQRGEALAAHYASGDVFLFPSLTETFGNVVLEALASGLGVVAYDQAAAAQHIRHGYNGVLAMPGDEEAFCDAAAWLLEEDEALRCVRLNARQHASRQGWPAVIEQFEKHLRGACVGEQVVPNAQTLP
- a CDS encoding DUF1244 domain-containing protein, which produces MTDQQRLELEAAAFRRLVAHLDSRKDVQNIDLMNLAGFCRNCLSKWYKAEADERQIEVSLDDAREVVYGMPYAEWKAQYQQEANADQQAAFAKGKTHE
- the cysZ gene encoding sulfate transporter CysZ; translated protein: MPAPVLSGPQYLREGLKLVLSPGLRLFVLLPLAINLVLFVGLIYLAGHQFSLWVDTLMPSLPQWLSFLSYILWPLFVVLVALMVFFTFTMLANVIAAPFNGFLAEKVEVVVRGTDDFPAFSWGELIAMIPRTLAREMRKLGYFLPRAIGLFILSFIPVVNIIAAPLWLLFGVWMMAIQYIDYPADNHKLGWNEMLAWLRQKRWQSMSFGGIVYLVLLIPVVNILMMPAAVAGATLFWVRERGAENLVAQR
- a CDS encoding peptidylprolyl isomerase, giving the protein MLIAANKAVSIDYTLTNDAGEVIDSSAGGAPLVYLQGAGNIIPGLEKALEGKAVGDELEVSVEPEDAYGEYAAELVSTLSRSMFEGVDELEVGMQFHASAPDGQMQIVTIRDLDGDDVTVDGNHPLAGQRLNFKVKIVDIRDASQEEIAHGHVHGEGGHHH
- a CDS encoding HopJ type III effector protein, with product MSDLNTLRTSLKSSEHAFADTLAFIAAGYDYQPQAFNNGGVESAAGQNEGSCKTLGLALLEGLSDEEALLAFGEHYRSVVATPEGSDHGNIRALIKHGLAGVKFTGQPLTRR